In Desulfosalsimonas propionicica, the following are encoded in one genomic region:
- the nagZ gene encoding beta-N-acetylhexosaminidase: protein MQPHDLTCRQMAGQRIIAGFQGTGINADLKHLIRDLCVGGIILFSRNIETLGQLRRLTADVQKYAKDCGRPQLFVAVDQEGGSVARLKAPDFTEFGHAANFSGKTDAARFARITAAELADSGINMDMAPVMDVADPGIESVMTRRAFGTNPGYVAEMGTEIINGLQKKRIMAVAKHFPGIGRTTLDSHLDLPDLNTPAQSLHARDLVPFQAAVKADAAGIMLSHIRYMAFDRNWPASLSAAVAERLLRAEMGYNGLVMTDDLEMGAVENHYDMETMISQIMAAGIDIALICHSMDKIRTAAQIFEQTIKDENQYRRQTESVSRIFSAKRRYLF, encoded by the coding sequence ATGCAGCCCCATGACCTGACCTGCCGCCAGATGGCCGGCCAGCGCATTATCGCCGGTTTTCAGGGCACAGGGATTAACGCGGATTTAAAACATCTGATCCGCGACCTCTGTGTTGGCGGCATTATCCTGTTTTCCCGAAACATTGAAACCCTGGGGCAATTGCGCCGGCTCACGGCGGATGTGCAAAAATATGCCAAAGACTGCGGCCGGCCGCAGTTGTTTGTTGCCGTGGACCAGGAAGGCGGAAGCGTGGCAAGGCTAAAAGCCCCGGATTTTACGGAATTTGGCCATGCCGCGAATTTTTCCGGCAAAACCGACGCAGCCCGGTTTGCCCGGATTACGGCGGCAGAACTGGCTGATTCGGGCATCAACATGGACATGGCCCCGGTCATGGACGTGGCCGACCCCGGCATTGAAAGCGTCATGACCAGACGCGCCTTTGGTACGAATCCCGGTTATGTGGCTGAAATGGGCACAGAGATCATCAACGGCCTTCAGAAAAAGCGCATCATGGCTGTGGCCAAACACTTTCCCGGCATCGGCCGCACTACGCTGGATTCCCACCTGGACCTGCCGGATCTCAACACCCCGGCCCAAAGCCTCCATGCCCGGGATCTTGTCCCGTTTCAGGCGGCTGTCAAGGCAGATGCCGCCGGCATCATGCTTTCTCACATCCGGTATATGGCATTTGACCGCAATTGGCCCGCCAGCCTGTCTGCTGCCGTGGCCGAAAGGTTGCTGCGCGCTGAGATGGGTTATAACGGGCTGGTAATGACCGATGATCTGGAAATGGGGGCTGTGGAAAACCACTATGACATGGAAACCATGATTTCGCAAATCATGGCTGCGGGCATTGACATTGCGCTGATCTGCCACTCAATGGACAAGATCAGAACAGCAGCCCAAATATTTGAACAGACCATAAAGGACGAAAATCAATACCGGCGCCAGACTGAATCGGTTTCCCGCATTTTCTCAGCCAAGCGCCGGTATTTGTTCTAA
- a CDS encoding MBL fold metallo-hydrolase, whose protein sequence is MEIRQIFLPQMANFCYMAGDPDTKTCAVIDPAFDPEKIMAEIKAAGYTITHVINTHGHADHTSGNAAILEAADARLCIHEADAQSVSKLLSRTLSRMAGGKGSPKADCILHDKDIIEIGESRLHVIHTPGHTPGCICLYTPGHVFTGDTLFVEAVGRTDLGGGSYEQLLASVHEKLFVLPDATRVWPGHDYGPAPWSTIAHEKQNNPFL, encoded by the coding sequence ATGGAGATCAGGCAAATTTTTTTGCCGCAGATGGCCAACTTCTGTTACATGGCAGGAGATCCGGACACAAAAACCTGCGCGGTGATTGATCCGGCCTTTGATCCGGAAAAAATCATGGCTGAAATCAAGGCTGCCGGCTATACCATCACCCACGTGATCAACACCCACGGCCATGCAGATCACACATCCGGCAACGCTGCCATCCTGGAGGCCGCCGATGCGCGGTTGTGCATCCACGAGGCAGATGCCCAAAGCGTATCCAAACTGCTGTCCCGGACGCTTAGCCGGATGGCCGGGGGAAAAGGCTCACCAAAGGCCGACTGCATCCTGCACGACAAGGACATCATTGAAATCGGGGAAAGCCGGCTGCATGTCATCCACACTCCGGGTCATACCCCGGGCTGCATCTGCCTGTACACCCCCGGCCACGTGTTTACCGGAGACACCCTGTTTGTGGAGGCCGTGGGCCGGACCGATCTGGGCGGCGGATCTTATGAGCAGCTGCTGGCCTCTGTTCACGAAAAACTCTTTGTCCTGCCCGATGCTACCCGGGTCTGGCCGGGCCATGATTACGGCCCGGCTCCGTGGTCCACCATCGCCCATGAAAAACAAAACAATCCGTTTTTATAA
- the ahbD gene encoding heme b synthase produces the protein MSSDPQHPHAQSSVQGGSPGGPGTLRLVAWETTRNCNLSCVHCRAAATCGPYAGELDTQASFRLLDQIAETGSPIVILTGGEPMLREDIYDIAAYGTRLGLRMVMAPNGTLITPETAKKIADSGIQRISVSLDGASAKRHDGFRGVEGAFEGALSGIHAAKQAGIEFQVNTTITQLNRDQIPQIMKLAEDLGAVALHIFLLVPTGRGKYIVDQAITAQEYEETLNWFYDQKSRTNLQLKATCAPHYYRILRQRARAEGKSVTWQTHGLDAVTRGCLGGTSFCFISHQGIVQPCGFLDLHCGDVTRDSFVHIWQNSEQFQKLRDFDQLKGKCGICEYKRVCGGCRARAYEATGDWLAEEPLCLYEPAKAAARNG, from the coding sequence ATGAGTTCTGATCCACAGCATCCCCATGCACAGTCATCCGTCCAGGGCGGTTCTCCCGGGGGGCCCGGCACCCTGCGGCTGGTTGCCTGGGAAACCACCCGCAACTGCAATCTCTCCTGCGTGCACTGCAGGGCCGCTGCCACCTGCGGGCCGTATGCCGGTGAACTCGATACCCAGGCCTCTTTTCGCCTGCTGGACCAGATCGCCGAAACCGGCAGTCCCATTGTCATATTGACCGGCGGCGAGCCCATGCTTCGCGAAGATATCTACGACATTGCCGCCTATGGCACCCGGCTTGGCCTTCGCATGGTCATGGCACCCAACGGGACCCTGATCACGCCGGAAACAGCCAAAAAAATTGCCGATTCCGGCATCCAGCGCATCAGCGTGAGCCTGGACGGCGCTTCTGCTAAACGTCATGACGGGTTCAGGGGCGTGGAAGGTGCTTTTGAAGGAGCCCTTTCCGGCATCCACGCGGCAAAACAGGCAGGCATTGAATTTCAGGTCAACACCACTATCACGCAGTTAAACCGAGACCAGATACCGCAGATCATGAAACTCGCCGAGGATCTGGGGGCCGTGGCGCTGCACATTTTCCTTCTGGTGCCCACGGGCCGGGGCAAATATATCGTTGATCAGGCCATCACTGCACAGGAATACGAGGAAACCCTGAACTGGTTTTATGATCAGAAAAGTCGGACAAACCTGCAGCTCAAAGCCACTTGCGCGCCCCATTACTACCGCATATTGCGCCAGCGGGCCCGCGCGGAAGGAAAATCCGTGACCTGGCAGACCCACGGTCTTGATGCGGTCACCCGGGGTTGTCTGGGCGGCACAAGCTTCTGCTTTATCTCTCATCAGGGAATCGTCCAGCCATGCGGTTTTCTGGATTTACACTGCGGGGATGTGACCCGGGATTCCTTTGTCCATATCTGGCAGAATTCCGAACAATTCCAAAAACTCCGGGATTTTGACCAGTTAAAGGGCAAATGCGGAATCTGCGAATACAAGCGGGTCTGCGGCGGATGCCGGGCCAGGGCATACGAGGCCACCGGCGACTGGCTGGCAGAAGAACCCCTTTGCCTGTATGAGCCCGCCAAAGCAGCGGCCCGAAACGGATAA
- the hemB gene encoding porphobilinogen synthase: protein MQFPDYRPRRLRQTGAFRRMIRETTLKTDDLIMPFFAIGGKDVKNPVPSMPGQYQLSVDNLVKAVKQAADLGLPAVIVFGLPDKKDPLGTQAYAKDGIVQKAVRAVKDKCPDMMVITDVCLCQYTDHGHCGIVDKGVIDNDGSLDLLARTALSHAQAGADMVAPSDMMDGRVGMIRETLDENDLAHVPIMSYAAKYCSAYYGPFREAADSSPQFGDRRTYQMDPANAVEAVREASLDVTEGADILMVKPALPYLDVIHRIREEFDLPVAAYNVSGEYAMIKAADQMGWLDGKAVALETLTAIKRAGADMILTYFAMEAAQLLNQ from the coding sequence ATGCAGTTTCCCGATTACCGGCCCCGGCGCCTTCGGCAGACCGGGGCTTTCAGGCGCATGATCCGCGAAACAACCCTGAAAACAGACGATCTGATCATGCCCTTTTTTGCCATCGGCGGAAAAGACGTTAAAAATCCCGTACCCTCCATGCCCGGCCAGTACCAGTTGTCTGTGGACAACCTGGTCAAAGCCGTTAAGCAGGCCGCGGACCTGGGTCTTCCGGCAGTGATTGTCTTCGGCCTGCCGGACAAAAAAGATCCCCTGGGCACCCAAGCCTATGCCAAAGACGGCATTGTCCAGAAAGCCGTGCGCGCGGTCAAGGACAAATGCCCGGACATGATGGTGATCACGGATGTGTGCCTGTGCCAGTATACGGACCACGGCCACTGCGGTATTGTGGACAAGGGCGTGATCGACAATGACGGCTCCCTTGACCTGCTGGCCCGCACCGCCCTTTCCCATGCCCAGGCCGGCGCGGACATGGTGGCCCCGTCCGACATGATGGACGGCCGGGTGGGAATGATCCGGGAGACACTGGATGAAAACGATTTGGCCCATGTGCCCATCATGTCCTATGCAGCCAAGTACTGCTCGGCCTATTACGGCCCGTTCCGGGAAGCGGCGGATTCCTCCCCGCAGTTCGGCGACAGGCGCACCTACCAGATGGACCCGGCCAATGCAGTGGAAGCCGTAAGGGAGGCCTCTCTGGATGTCACCGAGGGCGCAGACATTCTAATGGTCAAACCCGCCCTGCCCTACCTGGACGTGATTCACCGCATCCGTGAGGAATTTGACCTGCCGGTGGCCGCCTATAATGTTTCCGGCGAGTATGCCATGATCAAGGCGGCTGATCAGATGGGCTGGCTTGACGGCAAAGCCGTGGCCCTGGAAACACTGACAGCCATTAAGCGCGCCGGGGCGGACATGATTCTGACATACTTTGCCATGGAAGCCGCCCAACTGCTAAATCAATAA
- the ahbC gene encoding 12,18-didecarboxysiroheme deacetylase, giving the protein MIGISKLYCGTVEPSDALRYGRQSGQLPSHLLQFSIDKRPVVVWNITQRCNLKCIHCYAHAKARQQDNELTTDEGKALIDDLAAMGVPVLLFSGGEPLMRKDMPELAQYAVEKGMRAVISTNGTLIDAKTAGILKDIGLSYVGISLDGSRDINDRFRGVDGAFDQALEGIRNAKEAGIKVGLRFTINRFNAEEIPALFDLLEQMDIPRICFYHLVYAGRGSTLVNDDVSHEQTRRLLDLIMDRTKDLHDRGKPKEVLTVDNHADGPYVYLRMLGENPERAAEVLDLLQMNEGNNSGRGIGCISWDGEVHADQFWRHHSFGNVRQRPFSEIWTDTAADPLLARLKEKKKHVKGRCAQCRWLDICGGNFRVRAEAVTGDAWAPDPACYLTDEEINATQ; this is encoded by the coding sequence ATGATCGGAATTTCCAAGCTTTACTGCGGCACTGTGGAGCCGTCTGACGCGCTTCGCTACGGCCGCCAGTCCGGGCAACTGCCCTCACACCTGCTCCAGTTCTCAATTGACAAGCGCCCGGTGGTGGTCTGGAACATCACCCAGCGATGCAATCTCAAATGCATTCACTGCTATGCCCATGCCAAGGCCAGACAGCAGGACAATGAACTGACCACCGACGAAGGCAAGGCCTTAATAGACGATCTGGCAGCAATGGGCGTTCCGGTGCTGCTGTTTTCCGGCGGTGAGCCCCTGATGCGCAAGGATATGCCCGAACTGGCGCAATACGCGGTAGAAAAGGGCATGCGCGCGGTGATCTCCACAAACGGAACCCTAATTGACGCAAAAACCGCCGGGATTTTAAAAGACATCGGCCTTTCCTACGTGGGCATCAGCTTAGACGGCAGTCGGGATATCAATGACCGTTTCCGGGGCGTGGATGGCGCTTTTGACCAGGCCCTGGAAGGCATCCGAAATGCAAAGGAAGCCGGTATCAAGGTCGGGCTGCGCTTTACCATCAACCGGTTTAACGCAGAGGAAATCCCGGCCCTGTTTGATCTGCTGGAACAAATGGACATTCCCCGGATCTGCTTTTATCACCTGGTCTATGCCGGCCGGGGTTCCACGCTTGTCAACGACGATGTCAGCCATGAGCAAACCCGCCGGCTCCTGGATCTGATCATGGACCGCACAAAAGATCTGCATGACCGGGGCAAGCCCAAAGAAGTGCTCACCGTGGACAACCACGCAGACGGTCCCTATGTATACCTTCGCATGCTGGGCGAAAATCCTGAGCGGGCCGCCGAAGTCCTTGACTTGCTGCAGATGAACGAGGGCAACAACTCGGGCCGGGGCATCGGGTGCATCAGCTGGGACGGCGAAGTGCACGCAGACCAGTTCTGGCGGCATCACAGTTTCGGCAACGTCCGCCAGCGGCCCTTTTCCGAAATCTGGACCGACACCGCAGCCGATCCCCTGCTGGCCCGGCTCAAGGAAAAGAAAAAACATGTCAAGGGACGGTGCGCCCAATGCCGGTGGCTTGATATCTGCGGCGGCAATTTCCGGGTGCGCGCCGAGGCGGTCACCGGTGATGCCTGGGCCCCGGACCCGGCCTGCTACCTGACAGACGAAGAAATCAACGCAACGCAGTAA
- a CDS encoding AAA family ATPase, producing MKDASIPDPREIEKEISDYLTKKYGNQVKIVSPVVVPDKQSPEDDEGKGENNGGIRFDLKPEELIGYLDQYIIKQDSAKQTLATKVCTHFNRIEHQRQTGTQDEFEGRIKNNIVMIGPTGVGKTYMIKLIAKKIGVPFVKADATKFSETGYVGGDVEDMVRDLVRESDNDIERAQYGIVYIDEIDKIAGSRQHFGTDVSRSGVQRALLKPMEETEVEMKVPHDPISMIQEVEQFRKTGKREKRSVNTKNILFIVSGAFSELPEIIKNRTTQQSIGFGAKIDSSREPTSLLSFVKSEDLVEYGFESEFIGRLPVRSVFERLTRQDLLDILQNPNNPVILSKRLDFATYGIDVRFSDEALELLSGQAYDENTGARGLVSVIEQALIPFETRLPSMNIRRFPVTPEAIQNPEKALKTMGPGGDSAKQEAEFARIAEQNRSHIIDYIRKNRKKLAEQYGLPLSKSRIAAIADYYWNYVVEIGTAMHRIKHFYDRIKKIEIDFYNRHDVNIVFEEDAIDFISEKMTNESLNIDQIYRKLSGDFEYGLKLVRDKTGKNRFFIPGYALEQPEAFLDNLIKTEFAKHNITPESIHKEDRVE from the coding sequence ATGAAAGATGCAAGCATTCCGGATCCACGGGAAATCGAAAAAGAAATATCTGATTATCTTACAAAAAAATATGGCAACCAGGTCAAGATCGTCTCACCCGTGGTGGTTCCTGACAAACAATCCCCTGAAGATGACGAAGGTAAGGGAGAAAATAACGGTGGCATTCGTTTTGACCTGAAGCCCGAAGAACTCATCGGCTATCTGGATCAGTACATTATCAAGCAGGACAGCGCCAAGCAGACCCTTGCCACCAAGGTCTGCACGCATTTCAACCGCATCGAGCATCAGCGCCAAACCGGGACCCAGGACGAATTTGAAGGCCGGATCAAAAACAACATCGTCATGATCGGTCCCACAGGTGTGGGCAAAACCTATATGATCAAGCTGATTGCCAAAAAAATCGGCGTGCCCTTTGTCAAGGCAGATGCCACCAAGTTCAGTGAAACCGGCTACGTGGGCGGTGATGTGGAAGACATGGTGCGCGACCTGGTCCGCGAAAGCGACAATGACATTGAGCGGGCCCAGTACGGCATCGTCTACATTGACGAAATCGACAAAATCGCCGGAAGCCGGCAGCATTTTGGCACGGATGTGTCACGAAGCGGCGTGCAGCGGGCTCTTTTAAAGCCCATGGAGGAAACCGAGGTGGAGATGAAAGTTCCGCATGATCCCATCTCCATGATTCAGGAAGTCGAACAGTTCAGAAAGACCGGCAAAAGAGAGAAGCGATCCGTTAACACCAAAAACATCCTCTTTATTGTCAGCGGGGCGTTTTCCGAACTGCCCGAGATCATCAAAAACCGCACCACCCAGCAATCCATCGGGTTTGGTGCAAAAATCGACAGCTCCCGGGAACCCACATCCCTTCTTTCCTTTGTGAAGTCCGAGGATTTGGTGGAATACGGATTTGAATCCGAATTTATCGGCCGGCTTCCGGTGCGCTCGGTCTTTGAACGCCTGACCCGGCAGGATCTGCTCGATATCCTCCAAAACCCCAATAACCCGGTTATCTTGAGCAAGCGGCTTGATTTTGCCACCTACGGCATTGACGTACGGTTTTCAGACGAGGCCCTGGAGTTGCTGTCCGGGCAGGCCTATGATGAAAACACCGGTGCCCGTGGACTGGTCAGCGTTATTGAGCAGGCTTTGATTCCGTTTGAAACCCGTCTGCCGTCCATGAACATCAGGCGGTTTCCGGTGACCCCGGAGGCCATCCAAAATCCGGAAAAGGCCCTTAAAACAATGGGCCCGGGTGGCGACAGCGCCAAACAGGAAGCCGAGTTTGCCCGTATTGCCGAACAAAACCGCAGCCACATCATTGACTATATCCGCAAAAACCGAAAAAAACTGGCTGAACAATACGGCCTGCCGCTATCCAAATCCAGAATCGCAGCCATTGCCGATTATTACTGGAACTATGTGGTGGAAATCGGCACGGCCATGCACCGGATAAAGCATTTCTACGACCGGATCAAAAAAATTGAAATTGACTTTTACAATCGTCATGATGTCAATATCGTATTTGAGGAAGATGCCATTGACTTCATTTCCGAGAAAATGACAAATGAATCGTTGAATATTGACCAGATCTATCGTAAGCTATCCGGTGATTTTGAATACGGCCTGAAACTGGTTCGGGACAAAACCGGCAAAAACCGTTTTTTTATTCCCGGCTATGCCCTGGAACAGCCCGAAGCGTTTCTGGACAATCTGATTAAAACCGAATTTGCCAAACATAATATCACCCCGGAATCCATACACAAAGAAGACCGGGTGGAATAA
- a CDS encoding dodecin family protein encodes MSESVYKFIELVGTSPTSWEEAVKNAVETASKSLRDTRVAEVKDLDVKIEGGKVASFRAVVKLSFKYQTGDA; translated from the coding sequence ATGAGTGAGAGCGTGTACAAATTTATCGAATTGGTCGGCACCAGCCCTACATCCTGGGAGGAGGCAGTGAAAAACGCAGTTGAAACAGCCTCCAAATCCCTGCGGGATACCCGTGTGGCCGAGGTCAAAGATCTGGATGTCAAAATCGAGGGCGGCAAGGTGGCATCTTTTCGCGCAGTGGTGAAACTATCCTTTAAATACCAGACAGGTGACGCTTAA
- a CDS encoding protein-tyrosine phosphatase family protein: protein MIFFPSKKKGDFIYPLTWVTPQLAVGHAPMSIAELDSIKHQGIRGIMNLCMEIRELVALEEQQGFEVYYLPVRDEGFPEINELEKALDWLDECIYLGKKVLVHCRFGIGRTGTIVYAYLLRKGYDTKSAARKMRGIRSQPTEQPQKRFLHQYWKKEKPYKISMEPSLAPGYKVDLQPYYDQTKAALSGTEADVPENAARCGKDHCQCCFTPVTMSLAEAVYLQFGINTQLSSTFRQQAIDRAMASNTPSEDRYPEKKPPCPLLDNDVCLLYAFRPAQCRVFDRTTREMTKNSAWQLMVLSHELLEVFLEDTTPYTPPEINLPDVVSGKFVQQLFHLMAGDSADPVIPPESGQ, encoded by the coding sequence ATGATATTTTTTCCGTCCAAGAAAAAAGGTGATTTCATTTATCCCCTGACCTGGGTGACACCTCAGCTGGCAGTGGGACATGCGCCCATGTCCATTGCAGAGCTCGACAGCATCAAACACCAGGGCATCCGGGGCATTATGAACCTGTGCATGGAAATCAGGGAATTGGTTGCATTAGAAGAGCAGCAGGGGTTTGAAGTGTATTACCTTCCTGTGCGGGATGAAGGGTTTCCGGAGATCAATGAACTGGAAAAGGCCCTGGACTGGCTCGATGAATGCATTTACCTGGGCAAAAAAGTGCTGGTTCACTGCCGTTTCGGCATCGGCCGGACCGGCACGATTGTGTATGCCTATCTGCTGCGCAAGGGATATGATACCAAAAGCGCGGCCCGAAAAATGCGCGGCATCCGCTCCCAGCCCACGGAACAGCCCCAGAAACGGTTTCTGCACCAGTACTGGAAAAAAGAAAAGCCTTATAAAATATCCATGGAACCCTCTTTGGCTCCGGGTTACAAAGTGGATCTCCAGCCCTATTATGACCAAACAAAAGCCGCCCTGTCCGGAACCGAGGCAGATGTGCCGGAAAATGCGGCCCGTTGCGGAAAAGATCATTGCCAGTGCTGCTTTACCCCGGTTACCATGTCCCTTGCAGAGGCCGTTTACCTCCAATTCGGGATTAACACCCAGCTCAGCAGCACCTTTCGCCAGCAGGCCATTGACCGGGCCATGGCTTCAAACACGCCTTCAGAAGACCGGTATCCGGAAAAAAAACCGCCCTGCCCGCTTCTTGACAACGATGTTTGCCTGCTTTATGCGTTCAGGCCGGCCCAGTGCCGGGTATTTGACCGCACAACCCGGGAAATGACCAAAAACTCCGCATGGCAGCTCATGGTTCTCTCCCATGAACTGCTGGAAGTCTTTCTCGAAGATACCACACCCTACACTCCCCCGGAAATCAATTTGCCGGACGTGGTGTCCGGCAAATTTGTTCAGCAATTGTTTCACCTGATGGCCGGGGACAGCGCCGACCCTGTCATCCCCCCGGAATCAGGGCAGTGA
- a CDS encoding PEP/pyruvate-binding domain-containing protein yields MAQKIQETASGPIPLTRVQRIGSQTRHLLENWFLRTCFPGSLIRKKYAAFQHLRAGDRRALELISQLEEIRQKNSACDIEYIRHLLGLLDYEIQVLIEALVRFNPVKYALLRNYHRKYAFYAHMALAEDDPKTDPPYVLGLDQELSESLAGGKAAPLSRLIRDFDIPVPAGMVMTTRAFYRLLAANDLTAWVQRQLARIGPNNHSEINEISQALQFAVTEAQMPPELENEFLSGINRLGIENEPLALRSSAVGEDLQASFAGQFKTCLNVGPENWFEAYKQVAASKYSPHAIHYRMRQGFTDQMTPMAVLIMPTIAAKISGILYTRDPHRPELAVSYMVTGSGENLADGGQYQGRADFDRQSRRVGKVAPRDFLGPDILENLFGLGMKLEHAAGRVPQDVEWLLDTSGKLRILQSRPLGMPVADTPDSQPDYPESAVLITGQWVSSGQTAGRVYKLNDLKFLSDIPDQAVLVTDDLPPELTLVLNRVRAVVAEKGSPACHFASVAREAGIPVICNARGAADTLENQQDVSIDGNTGKILAGTFFRAKPGKTASAAPQTPVIQKLADALRYVSPLTLPDSESPDFTIGSCRSLHDIVRYVHEAGVREMFSLVGRRGLDRYGAKRLESGLPLVMHVLDVYKGLSPEAAGQKSVALKHIESLPMRQLFDGLGSPAVQWNSGILHYDWDAYYKSSADFVDVEKSTLFSSYAIVDREYLHALLRFGYHFAVLDSVQGTVPEQNYIHFSFKGGGGSPDQRDMRIYLIQTILEHFGFVVHTTSDLLEAALDRKSMDDTGTGLVVLGIVLGKTVMLDMRLEDQQQIQTLARQIIQETHDIFSVQEKR; encoded by the coding sequence ATGGCCCAAAAAATCCAGGAAACCGCATCCGGACCCATTCCACTGACCCGGGTCCAGCGAATCGGCTCACAGACGCGTCACTTGCTGGAAAACTGGTTTTTGCGAACCTGTTTTCCCGGATCTCTGATCCGCAAAAAATACGCTGCATTCCAGCACCTGCGCGCCGGCGACCGCCGGGCTCTGGAACTCATCTCCCAACTGGAGGAAATCCGGCAGAAAAACAGCGCCTGCGACATCGAATACATTCGTCATCTGCTGGGTCTTTTGGATTATGAAATCCAGGTCCTGATCGAGGCACTTGTGCGGTTCAATCCGGTGAAATACGCACTTTTGCGCAATTACCACCGCAAATACGCCTTTTATGCCCACATGGCCCTGGCCGAAGATGATCCCAAAACCGATCCGCCTTACGTGCTGGGGCTGGACCAGGAGTTGTCCGAATCCCTGGCTGGCGGAAAGGCGGCTCCCCTTTCCCGGCTGATCCGGGATTTCGACATTCCCGTTCCTGCCGGAATGGTGATGACCACAAGGGCGTTTTACCGCCTGCTGGCGGCCAACGACCTTACCGCCTGGGTTCAAAGACAGCTGGCCCGCATCGGGCCAAACAATCATTCAGAAATAAATGAAATCAGCCAGGCCCTCCAGTTTGCCGTCACCGAAGCCCAAATGCCGCCTGAGCTTGAAAACGAATTTTTAAGCGGCATCAACCGACTGGGTATTGAAAACGAGCCCCTGGCGCTGCGCAGCAGTGCCGTGGGAGAAGATCTGCAGGCTTCTTTTGCCGGACAGTTTAAAACCTGTTTGAACGTGGGCCCGGAAAACTGGTTTGAGGCCTACAAGCAGGTGGCGGCCAGCAAATACAGCCCGCATGCCATCCATTACCGGATGCGCCAGGGCTTTACCGATCAAATGACACCCATGGCCGTGCTGATCATGCCCACCATTGCGGCAAAAATCAGCGGGATTCTTTACACACGCGACCCCCACCGGCCGGAACTGGCTGTCTCCTACATGGTCACCGGCAGCGGGGAGAATCTGGCCGACGGCGGGCAGTACCAGGGCCGGGCCGATTTTGACCGACAAAGCCGCAGGGTGGGCAAAGTGGCGCCCCGGGACTTTCTCGGCCCGGATATCCTGGAAAACCTGTTTGGGCTGGGAATGAAACTCGAACATGCCGCAGGCCGGGTGCCCCAGGATGTGGAATGGCTTTTGGACACCTCGGGAAAGCTTCGCATTCTTCAGTCCAGACCCCTGGGAATGCCGGTTGCAGATACGCCCGATAGTCAGCCGGATTACCCGGAAAGCGCGGTTTTGATAACGGGACAGTGGGTCAGTTCCGGGCAGACCGCCGGACGGGTGTACAAGCTTAACGATTTGAAATTTTTATCCGACATACCCGACCAGGCGGTATTGGTGACCGATGACCTGCCGCCGGAACTCACCCTGGTATTAAACCGGGTCCGGGCAGTGGTGGCGGAGAAGGGAAGCCCGGCCTGCCATTTTGCTTCCGTGGCCCGGGAAGCCGGCATTCCGGTGATCTGCAACGCCCGAGGAGCAGCCGATACCCTGGAAAACCAGCAGGATGTCAGCATTGACGGCAACACGGGAAAAATTCTGGCCGGCACTTTTTTCCGGGCAAAACCCGGCAAAACAGCATCCGCCGCCCCGCAAACCCCGGTAATCCAAAAGCTGGCCGATGCATTGAGATATGTCTCTCCCCTCACCCTTCCGGATTCTGAAAGTCCGGATTTTACCATTGGATCCTGCCGGAGCCTTCATGATATTGTCCGCTATGTGCATGAAGCCGGGGTTCGAGAGATGTTTTCCCTGGTGGGCCGGCGGGGGCTGGACCGCTACGGCGCAAAACGCCTGGAGTCCGGACTGCCCCTGGTGATGCATGTGCTCGACGTGTACAAGGGGCTTTCCCCGGAGGCGGCCGGTCAAAAATCGGTTGCGCTCAAACACATTGAGAGCCTGCCCATGCGGCAGCTCTTTGACGGCCTGGGCTCGCCGGCAGTGCAATGGAACAGCGGCATTCTGCACTATGACTGGGATGCATATTACAAAAGCTCAGCGGATTTCGTGGATGTTGAGAAATCCACCCTTTTTAGCAGCTACGCCATCGTGGACCGGGAATATCTGCATGCCCTTCTTCGGTTCGGGTATCATTTTGCCGTCCTGGATTCGGTTCAGGGAACGGTCCCTGAGCAAAACTACATTCATTTCAGCTTCAAAGGCGGGGGCGGCAGCCCGGACCAGCGGGACATGCGAATTTATTTGATTCAAACCATCCTGGAACATTTCGGATTTGTGGTGCATACAACCTCAGATTTGCTGGAAGCCGCGCTTGACCGCAAATCCATGGACGATACCGGGACCGGACTGGTGGTGCTCGGCATTGTGCTGGGCAAAACCGTCATGCTCGACATGCGGCTGGAAGACCAACAACAGATTCAAACCCTTGCCCGACAAATCATACAGGAAACCCATGATATTTTTTCCGTCCAAGAAAAAAGGTGA